AGGAAGACCGACTTACTTATCGTAGCCATCGTCAAGAAATCTGTGAAAAGATAAAAGGGCTTGTTACACAATTAAAAAACAATCCAAACAAATCTGAACTTCTTGCCGAACTTGAACAACTTGCTGAAAACCTGAAACATCCCGGCATATCTCGTTAATCACCCACTCCACTCCATCACCCCTCCACCCCTCCAAAAAAAATCTTGACTTAAATCAAAATAATGGTAAAATAAAAGTGCTTCCTTGTGGTTCAACTGGTATGTCCCCGTAGCTCAATGGACAGAGTGATGGCCTCCGGAGCCATTGATGCAGGTTCGATTCCTGTCGGGGACGCTTTCCTAGCGGTCTCGGGATTTCAAAAAAAGCCACAGAAACACACAGAAAAAACACAGAAATAAGTTTCAGTGAGATTCTGTGAAATTCTGTGGCTTATCTTGGTTAATACTAAAAAATGATAATAGGTATTATCGGTGGGAATAAGTGTGATAAAACAATAGCGAAAATCGCAGAAGAAATTGGCTGTGAAATCGCAAAACGCAAACATATTCTTATCTGTGGCGGTATGGGTGGTGTGATGGAAGCAGCTTGTAAAGGTGCAAAAAAAACTGGTGGCTTAACTATCGGGATTCTGCCGGGTAAATCAAAAGATGAAGCAAATGCTTACATTGATATCCCTATAATAACAGCAATGAGCCATGCAAGAAACGCAATCATCGTAAGAACTGCAGATATAATTATTGCAATTGACGGTGAATACGGTACACTTTCAGAAATTGGGCTTGCAAAAGCGATAGATAAAATGGTGGTGGGAATAAAAACATGGGATATCCCTGGAATAATAAAAGCACATTCAGTAAAAGAACTTATGAAAATCATAGATAAACTAAAATGAAAATAGTCATCCAGCGAGTAAAAAAAGCAGCAGTTTCATACCACAATATCAAAGAAGAGATCGGTAAAGGATTAGTTGTTCTTGTTGGATTCGGTAAAACTGATACTGAAAAAGATATTGATTGGACTTCGGATAAGATATTGAACCTACGGATTTTTGCAGACGCTCAAAATAAATTTAATTTTTCTGTGGCAGATATTAAAGGTGAAATTCTTGTGGTTTCGCAGTTCACACTTTATGGTGATTGTAAAAAAGGTAGACGACCGGAATTTGTCTCTGCGTTAGAACCTGAAAAAGCAAATATCTTGTATGAAAAATTTGTCCAGCAACTGCAAAAATCGGAACTAACTGTCAAAACCGGAAAGTTTGCAGCAGATATGCTTGTTGAAATCCATAACGACGGACCTGTAACAATTCTGTTGGATACCGAACAATGAAAAAATTTTTTATTATTTTTTTACTATTTTTATTTATCTTACTGGTATTTTGGGGAATTTATTCGCTTGTAAAATTTCTGAAAACTGACCTTTTTCTATCAACGAATAAGAAGTTATATTATCACTGGGAGTTTATAAAAATAACAGCAAAAATCAAAACCAAAAAACTGGCTGAAAAATATAAAACTGAACCATTTTATGTGTCGGTATTCAAGGATAAAAACAGAATAATCACCATAGGCGGTCTTGGGAAAATACCGTTAATCTACAACAGCAAAAAAATGGTGTGGGAAGGTAAATGGCCATGTCCATGGAATGCTGACGACGGTAAGTATTATATTGAACCATTTTTAGCACAAAATATAAAATTTTCAACAACGCATTTTTTCATCAAACGACGCAAACTTAAACGGGTATTCCCACGCGGGTTTGGAATTTTAACCTTTGAAAACGCAACAACACTCTCAACACTAAAAATGAAAAACCCTAATGGTAAAGAAACTGGCTTCAAAGGTATGTTTGATTGGACGGAATTTATCGGAGCAGATGCATTCTGGTATCTCGCAGGTCAGACAAAAGCGGAAACACCAAATCCCGACGAACATTTTCCATGGACAGAAAAAAATATCTCAAAACTGCCTGAACTGGGAAAAGAAGCGCACAATCGTGGCCTGAAATTTGGAACTTATATTATCTCATATCTGACATACGGACACTACAAGTACAAAAACTATAGATATGCATATGACTATATCGCTGAAGAGGGTGGTCCGGTAGAAACCCGCGCAATCTCGCTTGCCGACGAGAAACGGGTCTCAGATATTATAAAACTGGTAAGGGTGCTTAATGATATCCCAGAAATTGATTACATCGGACTGGATTATATTCGGAATGCGTTAGGTGGCTATGAACTTGTTGACGAGTTCGTTCAAGAGATAAATGTAAAACTGCCAGAAGGCTGGGAAAAATATAACGCTACAAGAAGAATGGCTTGGCTTGCTAATGAAAAAGTTGCCCGACTGAATATGAGCCTTATTGACCAGTGGCAGTGGTGGCGTGCACACAGGGTTGCAAAAATAATAAAAAGAATCACTACAGAAGTAAAACTAAAAAAACCACTCTGGGTTTTTACACTCTCGTGGGAAAAAGGCTGGCAGCATGGTCAAGACCCTGTAATGGTCGCAGATGCAGGCGCAGATATTGATGCGGTAATGCTGTATGAGACAGATAGGGACCGGTTTAATATACTGTTAGATGATTGGCATAACTATATAAAAAAAATACAGGCAAATATTATCGTCGGTAATGTTGTGGATTTCCCGCTCCATCAGAAAATACTGAACCCACCAGCACCTGAAGAATTTTATAACCGAATTGTTGAAGCAACAAAAAAAATATATAATGATACTATCGTTGATAGTGTGTTTGTTCATGACCTATCACGAGCATTATGGGGACGAATCAGCCCGTATCCCACTATTGAATGGCTTTTAGCGGGCGCATCAGCAATTACTGAGATGCGAAAAATAAATGGACTTCTGACTGTCTCGGCTGAAATCAATCTATCACCAAAAATAAGAATAAACGAGCAGTTTTTGATACCGGTTGTAATAAAAAATACTTCTAAAAAAAAATTGAAAAATCTGGTAGTAAGAATTTTCTTGATTGGTGGTGAAATAAAAGGTACTAATCAAAAAACTATCACTGAATTATATCCAAACCAGACACAGATACTAAATTTCAACGGTATAATAAAAATACCTGCATGGGAAAAGGAACTGAAAAATATGGTCGCTATACAGGTTAAATCAGACAAACAACGGAATGCTACATTTTTTAGATATGTCACAGCGAGATAAATTATTTTTTTTAGCAGTCTTGTTTTTGTCGGTATTCATATATTTGAGCGCACAGGAAAGTAGTACTGACAGTATTAAGGGACAGGAACAAAAATCAATCACAATAGAGCCATTCTGCCAGAATCTATCACAGGCGGTTACTTACTGGCAACTCTCAGCACAGGATTTGCAGTTGCTAAAAAACAAAGGGCTTGGCTACAGCGAAGTCATAAAAGTAATTCTGATTGCTAAAAAAATTGAGAAACTACCTGACGAAATTGTAAAAAGACGACAGCGTGGCGAAACATTCAAAAAAATATGTGAACGCTATAAAATTGATTACAACCAAATCAAATTTGAAACTAAAAAAATCAAGTCGGAGGTAAAATTGTATGGAACGAAATAAACTGGCTACATTTATAGCAATTTTGTTTTTTATATCGGTTATTCTGGGCTGCTGGCTTGTTTTCTATCAAGCACCACAAGTTTCTAAACGAAAAATTTTAGGTGAAGGAAGAGTCCAGATTTTACAGGATAAAATTGCAGTTGTGAATATCTACGGCCCTATCAGGACAGCAACAAAATCATCAGAAATTTTTGCACGTGATTCAGATAGAATTGTAAAACGGCTAAAAAAGTTGAACGAAAACCCGTCTATAAAAGCGGTTGTGTTAAGAATAAACTCGCCCGGCGGAACAGTTGCAGCAGTTCAGGAAATATATTCAGAAATAATAAAACTGCGTAAGAATAAAAAAGTCGTTGTTGCATCTTTTGCAGATATCGCGGCTTCTGGTGGATATTATATTGCATCAGCATGTGATAAAATTATTGCACAGCCGGGAACGCTTACCGGTTCAATCGGTGTAATTTTGGAAATTGGGAATCTATCGGAACTTATGCGAAAAATTGGCGTAAAAATTGAAGTAATTAAATCAGGTAAACATAAAGACATCGGAAATTTTGCCAGAGAGATGACTGCCGAAGAACATAAAATACTACAGGATTTAATCAACGATGCATATGAGCAGTTTTTATCCGCAGTGATTTCTGGTAGAAAACTTGATGAACTAAAAGCACGCGAACTGGCTGATGGCAGGATTTTTACAGGCGCACAAGCAAAAGCAGTCGGTCTTGTGGATTTGTTAGGTGGATTAGAGGAATCAATTGAAGAAGCAAAAAAACTCGCCAAACTCAAAGGTGATGTAAAAATAATATCGGATTTAGACCAGTGGGAACGAATTTTTGAGTTTATTCCAGGCAGGTTTGAAGAGAAAGGATTCTCAAAAATTTTGCCTGATATGAATGTGCGATTTGAATATATTTTGGAATAAAAATATTAATTAACAAATTAATGAATTAATTAATAAGTTAACGCTTCCGACGATAAAAACCTTTATTATGATAACCTCAAAAATTGAACTCGCTTTGTCATTTATTGATAAACCAGGAGAAGCGATAGAATTGGCTATTGTAGAAAGACCGGTATCTTTTTCTTGGGCTATTTTTATACTCGCAAATTTAAGTTCCATTATCTCAGGTTCAATTGTGTTTTATCAGGGTGTTAGTGGGTTCTGGATGTTTTTTATTTTTATTTTATTTTTCAATTTTTGGGTTTTGATTGCTACTGCCTGTGGGTTCCACATTGTCGCCGGATTGTTGGAGAAGGGTAATGGTAAAGGTGATATTATTACGCTTATTACACTTCTGAATTTTTCACTCATACCATTTTTGTTTTTAATACCGGTTTCTTTAATTGCCAGATTTGTGGGTATGCCGTTTTACTATTTTTTAGTAATAATTATATGCGGCTGGTTAATTTATATTTTGTTTGTTTCAATAAAAACACTTTATAATATCTCCAACGCAAAAACCTATGTTGTACTTGTTTCACCACTAATAATTCCATTTCTGGTTGCGCTCGTTTTTTTTGTCATTTCTATCGGTAGTATTTATTCTGTTTTGATATGACAAACTTTTCAGCATTGCTTTACAAATGTTCTATTTGTCCGAGAAACTGTAATGTCAACCGCCTTAAAAACGAACTGGGCTTCTGTAAAATCGGTAAGAATCCGAAAATTTCTGCTTACAATTTACATTTTGGAGAAGAACCACCTATATCCGGCTATAACGGTTCCGGCACAATTTTCTTTACCGGCTGTAATTTAAGATGCGTTTTCTGTCAGAACTATCCAATCTCTCAACTTTATCACGGAAACGAAGTAACAGTTGAAAAACTATCAGAAATAATGCTGAAACTCCAAAACCAAAATGCACATAATATAAACCTTGTAACACCAACACATGTTATCGCCCAAATCGCAGAGGCAATTTTATTAGCAAAAAGAGAAGGACTGAAAATTCCTGTTGTCTACAATTCCGGTGGTTATGAAAAAGTAGAAACATTGAAGTTGCTGGATGGGTTTATAGACATCTATATGCCAGATGCGAAATATTCTGACGATAAAATTGCTGAAAAATATTCTGATGCCAAAAACTACTGGGACATAAATAAAAAGGCACTGAAAGAGATGTATCGTCAGGTTGGTGATTTACAAATAAAAAATGGTGTTGCTGTAAAAGGGCTTTTGATACGACATTTAGTTCTGCCTGATAATATCGCAGGTAGCAAAAAAGTGTTTGAATTTATCGCAACAGAGCTTTCTAAAAAAACTTATCTCTCAATTATGGCACAGTATCACCCTGCAAATAGAACCGATGAGTTCCCGGAATTACAACGAAAAATTACAGACAAAGAATACTCACAGGTTCTTAACCGGGCAGATGAATTCGGTTTAACTTACGGCTGGCGCCAGGAATTATGAATATAAAAAAAGTGGTTATGTGGTCAAGTGGTTATGTGTTTAAGTGTTTTTTACTTACTCACTTACTCACTTACTCACTTACTCACTGTCTTTATTCGGAGGAAAAAATGATACAACTACCACAACCAAAACTAAAAGGAACTATATCATTAGAAGAAACAATTTTCAAAAGACGCTCCGTAAGAAATTTTCAGAACAAAAAATTAACACCTGAACAAATTTCACAACTTTTATGGTCGGCACAAGGTCTCACATCAAAAATGGGATTCCGTTCAGCACCATCAGCAGGTGCAATATATCCAGTAGAAATTTATTTTGTATCTGCTGACGGAATTTTTCATTATATCCCGCAAGGACACAAAATAGAAAAACTGAAAGATGGCGATTTAAGAACTCAACTCTCTGATGCTGCATATGGGCAGGAATTTATATCCGATGCTGGTATTTCGGTAATCATCTGTTGTGATTACGAAAAAATTATGGCACGCTATAGCAAACGAGGAATTCGGTACGCAGATATGGAAGCAGGTCATATCGCACAAAATATTCATCTTCAAGCAGTCGCGTTAGGTTTAGGCTCTGTTCCCGTCGGCGCATTTTTAGATACCGCAGTTACAAATCTTTTGAATCTTCCTAAAAACCTTTCACCAATTTACATAATTCCCGTCGGCTACCTTAAATAAGGCAAGAGATTGGAGCCCCGAAGCCTGGCCCTGAATAAGTTCGGGGACAGGCTTGTTCAGGTTATCTGTGTAATCTGCGTTTACAAAAAAAGTACTTGACAAACCGCACATTTTATGTTATACTTTTTTCACAGGTTAACAGCGCAGTCATTGCGAGGAATGAAATGACGAAGCAATCTCAAATCACTAACCACTATCCACTAATCACTGACTTTACGACGGAGGGGGGGTAGTTACCAACGACAGAATCAAGAATTAAGAATTGACACAAAGTGTCATTCCGTACTTGATACGGAATCTATAAATATAAAATTTGTAGTTGCGGATATAAATCCACTATTTTTATTTCATTTGTAGTGGCACGCTCTTGGCGTGCTTTTTGTTTTGTAAAATCCAATTCGAACAAATGTTCGAATTGAAATTTTTTAGTCGCAGAAAACATATTTCTTAATTCTTTCCGCCACTACGACTTTGGCGGAAATTCTCAATTCTATGATGTTAACCTGGTGTGATAAAATATGAGAAGAAGACCGTCATCAACTGCAGATGTTCAAGGACAGGCGGATGGCTTATTAAAAGGTGCGGAACTCAACAAACAAGAAGTTAGTAAGATGGGTCTTTCAGCAGATGACTTGAAGAAGAAGCGAGATAAGTTTGTCTCGCAGAATGCCTTACAGGAGAAACTGAAAGCGGACCAGCAGCAGGCAACATGGGATTTGACCGCTGCAAAAAATGAACTGATGAAAGAGATGGGTAAATGGATTTCTGTGCTTGAGGGACAATATGGTAAGACAACCGAGAAACTGCAGGAGTTCGGGGTTGCACCCAGGATGTCAAGACCTCACAAGGGTCCACGAGAACAAAAGTAGTCGGCAATTAATTGCCGATTACAGATTTTCTATATCTGAACAGGGTTGCCCGGTGTTCAATCAGGGTCGTTCTGGGATGTAATGACTGTGTTAGAGCATTTAGCAGATGCATTCAGTGTTTAATCACTAGTGATTTATCGTATATCCAGTGTGTTTGATAGTATTTCCTGCATTATATCGCAGATTTTGACCAAAAAACAAAAATAATGAAGAAAACTAATTTGCTCCGTCCCTATTATTGTATACTGCTATATAGTATGGTTATTTCTGCCGCTTATGCAGAAAGTATAAAAGGAAAAATTTCTTTTGGTAAAGAAAACATCGTTCCTACAGACGAAAGCGGAAAAAAATTACAGAAAATAGTCGTTCCTACAAAAACTTATCATAAATTACTCTTATCCAATTGTTATTCAACCACCAAAATAGGGGAGCCGCAACTGCCAGTGAAGTATATGAAATTCATTATTCCTGCCGGTACAGAAATAGCAA
This genomic interval from Elusimicrobiota bacterium contains the following:
- a CDS encoding TIGR00725 family protein; this encodes MIIGIIGGNKCDKTIAKIAEEIGCEIAKRKHILICGGMGGVMEAACKGAKKTGGLTIGILPGKSKDEANAYIDIPIITAMSHARNAIIVRTADIIIAIDGEYGTLSEIGLAKAIDKMVVGIKTWDIPGIIKAHSVKELMKIIDKLK
- the dtd gene encoding D-aminoacyl-tRNA deacylase, whose protein sequence is MKIVIQRVKKAAVSYHNIKEEIGKGLVVLVGFGKTDTEKDIDWTSDKILNLRIFADAQNKFNFSVADIKGEILVVSQFTLYGDCKKGRRPEFVSALEPEKANILYEKFVQQLQKSELTVKTGKFAADMLVEIHNDGPVTILLDTEQ
- the sppA gene encoding signal peptide peptidase SppA, with amino-acid sequence MERNKLATFIAILFFISVILGCWLVFYQAPQVSKRKILGEGRVQILQDKIAVVNIYGPIRTATKSSEIFARDSDRIVKRLKKLNENPSIKAVVLRINSPGGTVAAVQEIYSEIIKLRKNKKVVVASFADIAASGGYYIASACDKIIAQPGTLTGSIGVILEIGNLSELMRKIGVKIEVIKSGKHKDIGNFAREMTAEEHKILQDLINDAYEQFLSAVISGRKLDELKARELADGRIFTGAQAKAVGLVDLLGGLEESIEEAKKLAKLKGDVKIISDLDQWERIFEFIPGRFEEKGFSKILPDMNVRFEYILE
- a CDS encoding radical SAM protein, giving the protein MTNFSALLYKCSICPRNCNVNRLKNELGFCKIGKNPKISAYNLHFGEEPPISGYNGSGTIFFTGCNLRCVFCQNYPISQLYHGNEVTVEKLSEIMLKLQNQNAHNINLVTPTHVIAQIAEAILLAKREGLKIPVVYNSGGYEKVETLKLLDGFIDIYMPDAKYSDDKIAEKYSDAKNYWDINKKALKEMYRQVGDLQIKNGVAVKGLLIRHLVLPDNIAGSKKVFEFIATELSKKTYLSIMAQYHPANRTDEFPELQRKITDKEYSQVLNRADEFGLTYGWRQEL
- a CDS encoding SagB/ThcOx family dehydrogenase, whose amino-acid sequence is MNIKKVVMWSSGYVFKCFLLTHLLTYSLTHCLYSEEKMIQLPQPKLKGTISLEETIFKRRSVRNFQNKKLTPEQISQLLWSAQGLTSKMGFRSAPSAGAIYPVEIYFVSADGIFHYIPQGHKIEKLKDGDLRTQLSDAAYGQEFISDAGISVIICCDYEKIMARYSKRGIRYADMEAGHIAQNIHLQAVALGLGSVPVGAFLDTAVTNLLNLPKNLSPIYIIPVGYLK